Genomic DNA from Shouchella patagoniensis:
TTCAGGTAAATAAAAGTACTTTTGTCGACTCTCTCCAAGTCCCATCCCAAGCAAGCCGCCCGGCCCTATCGCAAATAGTGATTGAATAATTTGAAACCCACTTCCAAGTGGATCACTCCAAGGATCTAAAAAAGAAGTAATGCGCTGAATTCGGTAAGGAGCACTGGCAATCAACCCTACAAAACCAGCAACACCTAATAAACCCAATAAAACAAAATGTTTAATCCTTGCGCCAGAAATAAAGATCATCGCTATACATGTGCCCACCATTACCGACCCTGTCCCTAAATCAGGCTGCAGCATAATCATTCCAAATGCCAACATAACAAGTGATAAAGATGGTAATAAGCCTCTCTTGAAAGAGGTGATCTTTTTTTGATGAATTGCCAAATAATTGGCTAAAAATACAATCATTGCGATTTTCGTAAATTCTGAGGGCTGGATTGAAAAAGCTCCCACTCCAAGCCAACTACTAGCTCCTCCCCGCACAAGTCCCACTCCTGGTATAAGTACAAGGACAAGTAAAATGAAACAAATCACTAGCATTCCCTTAGAATAGGTTCTCCATGTCCAATAATCGATTCTCATAATTAAACACATGAGTACAATACCAACGCCTCCAAAAAACAATTGGCGTTTGGCAAAGAACCACGCATCATCAAACCGATAAGTTGCCCATGCTGCGCTAGCGCTATAAACCATGATCAGCCCGATCGTTAATAGCCCAATCGTTGTTGCAAGCAAAATTAAATCTGGAGCAGATCGTTGCTTATCCATTACACTCACACCTTTGCTTCATACGACGTCTAATTTAACTATATGAGGTGTGGCAGTTAAACATGTCCAAAAAAGAAGCCTGCCATAACCCGGCAGGCTTCTTACTTAATCTATTTGAAGAAATTCACTGACCGAAGTTAGAAAAGCTTCTCCTCGTTCTTCAAAAGATTTATACTGATCCCAACTTGCACAAGCAGGTGAAAGCAAGACAACATCACCAGGTTGTGATTCAGAAAGAGCTACTTTCGTAGCGTCTTCGACCCGTTCCGCTTGAATGGTTTTCAAACCAATTTTTTTTGCCAGATTTGATAACTTTTCTTTTGTTTCCCCATATGTAACGAGGACTTTGACATGCGTTAGACTTTGTGACAATTCATCAAATTCATTGCCCCGATCTAACCCACCAGCGATAAGAATAATTGGCTTAGAAAAAGCAGATAGCGCTGCTTTTGTAGCTAGAATATTTGTCGCTTTAGAATCATTGTAAATCTGTATACCGTCCCAATCTCTAACAAATTGCAACCGGTGTTTAACCCCTTTAAAGCCTTTTAACACCAAACGGATTTGCTCACTTTTAGCACCAGCAAGCTTTGCTGCCGCAACCGCAGCAAGCATATTTTCAACATTATGTGCTCCAGGAAGTACAACCTCACTTAAGTCGATAATCGTTTCTTCTTGAAAACAAATCATCCCTGCTTCCACATAAGCGCCTTTTTTAACTTTTTGTTTAACAGAAAAAGGAATTTTGTTCCCATTTAATTGAGAAGCCGCTGCTACCACGATCTCATCATCTGCGTTATAAACAAGTGCATCAGATTCATTTAAATGAGCACCTATTTTTGCTTTTGCCCCGATGTATTCTTCTCTTGACCCATGGTAATCGAGGTGTGCATCAAAGATATTTAACCAAACAGCTATGTTTGGTTTAAATGCTTCTGTACCCATCAATTGAAAACTCGATAATTCAAGGACCATAATATCATTCGTTGTTGCACTTTTAGCTACTTCAGACGCTACTGTTCCAATGTTACCAGCAATCAATGGCGTACGTCCGCTGTTTTCAAGCATTTCTTTAATTAATGTAGTTGTTGTGGTTTTTCCATTAGATCCAGTGACAGCAACAATATCCGCCTCTGACAAACGATAGGCTAGTTCAATCTCCGTCCACACAGGCAACTGACGACTTAATGCCTCCTGTACAAGGATGTTTCCATATGGAATTCCAGGGTTTTTAACCATTAAATCCATACCATCAAGCAAGTGTAGAGGATGCTCCCCACAAACCACTTCAATGCCAAGTTGTTCCAATGCTTTTGCTTCTGGATTTTGATTATACGCTTTATTATCATTCACAAGGATACGTGCGCCGAGTTCATGTAAGATTTTAGCAGCAGCAAAGCCACTTTTTGCTAATCCCAAAACCAATACACTTTTCCCTTTTAATTCATCTACACGTCTCATGTTAGCCACACTCCAATGTAGATACCCATAATTGCAAAGACCATGCCTACAAGCCAGAAAGTTACAACCACTCGCCATTCTGACCAACCTGATAATTCATAATGGTGATGTAATGGACTCATTTTGAAAACACGTTTCCCAGTCGTTTTATATGAAATGACCTGAATGATAACCGAAAGCGTTTCAATAACAAATACACCGCCAACAATAATAAGCATTAATTCCATCTTTGTTAGAATCGCAATCCCGGCAATTGCGCCACCAAGTGCTAACGATCCCGTATCGCCCATAAATACTTTCGCCGGATGAGCATTAAACACTAAAAACCCTAATACAGCACCTGTTATAGCAGTAGAAAATAGAGCTGCATCAATAAAACCTGCGCTCCAAGCAAGTATGGCAAAAGCAGCAAATGCAATTGCCCCTGTTCCTGCAAGTAAGCCATCAAGACCGTCTGTTAAATTGACCGCATTGCTTCCAGCTAGCAACATAACAATGACAAGTATTGGATAAAACCAACCTAATTCAAGCCCAATTGATGTACCAGGGATTGAAACAAATGTATCTAAATCAATGTATAACAACCCTAAATAGAACAAGCCTGCAATTAATAGTTGGCCAACCAATTTTTGTTTTGATGTTAAACCTAAATTATGTTTTCTCGCTACTTTTAAATAATCATCTACAAAACCAACAATCCCGTAACCAATCGTAACGAGCATTAAGAGCAATAATTCCACGCTGAACTCATTAAACACTCCGCCAATAGCAATGGATGTAATTAATATAGATAAGACAATTACAATACCGCCCATTGTTGGTGTTCCACTTTTCTTTTGATGGGATTTAGGTCCTTCTTCCCGAATACTTTGCCCAAACTTCAAACGTCTTAAAAATGGTATAAATAGCGGTGACAAAATCACTGCAGCCGCAAACGAGAGAAGTAGAACGAATAATAACGTCCATTCTTCCATTACTGATGGCCTCCTTTGACAGCCGGTAAAACATGCTCAAGCGCAAGGCGACGTGATGCTTTCAGCAGTACAACGGTGTCTTGTTTCAAATATTGATTTAAATGGTTTGCTGCTGCTTCTACCGAAGTTGCATGGTATGTACGCAAACAATCGCATTCTTTTTCTTTAATCGCTTCATAAATCCAACGTCCTTTTTCACCAACAGTAATGACAACCGTAATCGGCCAGTCAATTACTTCTGCCACACTTTTATGAAGCCACTCTTCATCTGGCCCCAATTCATAGATATCGCCTAATACAAGTACTCGTTCTTGATAACCAGGCAGTTCTTTTATGGTTTTTATTGCAGCTTTCATAGAAGTAGGATTTGCATTATACGCATCATTAATAAAGGTAGATCCATTTGGACCGCTCACTTGTTCAAGACGCATTCCACTAATTTTAATCTTATTGATCCGTTCTTGAATAATTGTTTGACTAATACCTAATTTACGTGCAATCCAAATAGCATAAGCAACGTTTTTGACATTATGTTTGCCCAGCAAATGAATACTCCAGCCCTTTTCACTTCCTAATGAAAATGTATATCCAGAACCTACACTTTGTATTTCAGTTAGAGGGACATCAACATCGTCACTAAAACCAATTTTAACTGGATTCCAATCTTCGTAGTCTGATAGGAGTCTTTCATCACCATCAACGATCAGCCACTTTTGTTGTTTAAGCCCAGTAGCAATTTCCATTTTAGCTGCAGCAATTCCTTCACGAGAGCCTAAATGTTCAATATGTGCTTCACCAATATTAGTAACAACTGCAGCATTAGGTTGGGCAATCTCTGATAATAATGCAATTTCTCCAGCATGGTTCATGCCCATTTCTATCACGGCGTATTTGCAGTCTTTAGGCATCGCCAATAAGGTTAAAGGCACACCAATATGGTTATTTAAATTCCCTAACGTTTTATGAACAAACTCTTCTCCGCCTAGAAGCTCACAAATCATATCTTTTGTAGTCGTCTTTCCATTCGAACCAGTAATGCCGATAATAAACGGATTTACTTGATTTCGATATGTTTTTGCTAATTGCTGTAAGGCAACTAATGTATCCTCAACGAAATAGACCTGAAAGGAATCTGGTAATTGATCAGGAAGAGACTCTCCTTCATCCCAAAAAGCTGCTATTGCTCCAGCCGCTATCGCTTGATCCAGAAACTGGTGGCCATTAAAACGCTCCCCCTTCAGCGGAACAAACAGTGATTGTTCTGCGTGTTTTCTTGTGTCTGTTGATACAGACAGAAACGTGAATGGAACATTTTCTAAACGAACCTGTTTGGATACCGTTTCAACTAAGCTTGAATGAATGCTCATTGTATCCGCTCCTTCAATGCAGCCCGAGCGACTTCCCGATCATCAAAATGAATCCGCTCTTTGCCTATCTCTTGATACGTTTCATGCCCTTTTCCAGCAATCACAACAATATCCCCTTTGTTCGCTTGCCCAATCGCTGTTTTTATGGCCATTTTTCGATCTTCAATCACAGCAAATTGATCAGCGTCCAGTAAAGTCGTCATATCTGACAAAATTGCTTTGGGATCTTCCGTTCGTGGATTATCTGATGTGAAGATTGTTTCGTCCGCATATTGTACTGCAATTCTAGCCATTACCGGTCTTTTTGTTGAATCACGGTCTCCACCACAACCAACAACAACATGAACATGATTTTCTGCAAAGTCTTGTACTGTTTGAAGAACATTTTCTAGGCTATCGGGCGTGTGAGCATAGTCAACAATTACCGTAAAGTCTTGACCTGCATCGACAGCTTCAAAACGTCCAGCCACACCTTTCACTTTTTTCAAACTCTGTTTCATCTGAGTAAGTGTTAGGCCTGACATATAACCTGCCGCTATCGCCGCAAGGGCGTTATAGACATTAAATAAACCGATCAACTTCAACTCTATTTGAATTGACTCACCAAATGCAACTAACGTAAATACCGTTCCAGCAGCCGTCACTTTTACATTTGTCGCCTTAAAGTCCGCAGCTTTTTTAATTCCATAAGTAACAACATCAGCGGTTGTCATTTGAATTAATCGATCACTCACGGGATCATCACTATTGATTACTGCAACCTTACCTTCATAGGTGTTGCCAAGCTGTGAGAATAATAAACTTTTCGCATATAAATAATTGTCCATAGTCTCGTGATAGTCAATATGGTCAGGTGTTAAATTTGTAAATACCGCGATATTAAAATCACAACCACGAACTCTCCCTAAGTGCAAGGCATGAGAAGATACTTCCATTAGAGCAGTATCAACTTTATTATCCACCATCGCGCGGAAGCGCTGCTGCAAAACAAGAGATTCTGGTGTTGTATTTCGAGTTTCAATCATCTCATCGGCAATTTTAGTATACATCGTTCCAATTAAGCCAGTCGTTTGTTCTGCATCCCGAAACAGGCGATCTAGAATGTGCGTAACTGACGTTTTCCCATTAGTTCCTGTCACACCAATGAGATTTACTTGTTTTGTTGGTTCACCGTAAAAGCGACTTGCTAGGCGTGCCATAACTCGTTTCGTATCTGAAACCATAATAACTGGAACTGACACAGATAAAGGCCGCTCTGCAACTATAGCTACGGCCCCCTTCTCGATCGCTTGTTGTGCGAAATCGTGTCCGTCCACAGTATAACCATTGATGCAGAAAAAAAGCGTACCTTGCTCGACGAGACGAGAGTCCATCTCCAAATGGGTAATGTTTATTGTTTCATCTTCACTTTTCAAAGGTTCAGCGCCTCGTAATTCATGAAGCAATTCTTTCAAGATCATTTTATTGCCTCCAAAGTTTCAACAATCCATCGTTTCTCGATGAATGAAAGGATTAAAAACATACGTAATTTATTTTAGTCGCTCTCGCTTGTTTTGTCACCCATATATACACGGATTGTTGAATCTTTTGCTACACGAGTCCCTGGCTCTGGAGCTTGCCTGACAACTGTATCCCCTTCACCAGAGGCACTTAAGTACAATTCATAGTGTGAATCATGGATGTCTCTGCGCGTACGTCCGATCAAATCCGGAACTTCTACTAAAGGCTCTTCTGGCCAAACAAGCTCTTTTTCAATCTGATCTTCGCGTTTCTCCACTCCCATTGCTTCTAAACTATCACCAATAATTTTCCCAGCAATGGGTGCAGAAACGACACTCCCAAACTGAGCTGTCCCTTTTGGATTATCCACAGCAACATAAACAATAATCTCTGGATCATCCATCGGTGCTACGCCGATAAATGAAACAATGTAATTGTTATCTAGATACCGTCCATCTTTCGCTTTTTGCGCTGTTCCAGTCTTTCCACCAACACGGTAACCATCAACAAAAGCATTTTTACCTGATCCTTTTGCAACAACATTTTCCATTGCGTAACGAACTTGCTCTGAAGTGTGTGAAGATATGACTTGACGTTTCATGACTGGCGCTATTTGTTCAACGACTTCTCCTGTTTCATCGTCAACCCATTCTTTTGCTAGATGAGGTTCATACAAATACCCACCGTTAACCGCTGCTGAGACAGCTGCAACTTGTTGCAATGGGGTCACTGCAACCCCTTGACCAAAGGCAGTTGTCGCTTGCTCAAGTGGACCAACACGGTCACGATTAAACAAAATGCCTTTCGCTTCTCCTTGAAGATCAATTCCCGTTTTCTCACCAAAACCAAAGTCCTCAATATAATTAAATAAACGATCAGTACCCAGCCTCTGTCCAAGCTCGACAAAGCCAGGGTTACAAGAATTTTGAACAACTTCTAAAAAGGTTTGTGACCCGTGACCACCCTTCTTCCAACAATGCAGCTTCGTTCCTGCTACATCAATATAACCAGGATCATAAAACGTATCATTTTCTAAATCGACTACTTCTTCTTCCAGTGCTGCTGCAAGCGTAATCAGTTTGAATGTTGATCCTGGCTCATATTGCATCCAAACAGGTTTATTTTGATTATAAATCTCTGCAGGGACGTCCCGATAATTTTCTGGGTTAAAGTGTGGTCGACTACTCATCGCTAACACTTCTCCAGTTTTAGGATTCATAGCGATAGCAATTGCTCCATCAGGGTCATAGTCAGCTTCGGCAATATCTAATTCACGTTCGACAATTGTTTGTACCCTGCTATCAATCGTCAATTTTAATTTAAGTCCATTTATCGGCGCTTCATATTCATCTGCTAAGTTTGGCATCTTTGTCCCTTTTGCTGTCGAGAAAAAAGACACATGCCCTTTTTCCCCTTTCAACTTCTCATCATAGTAATTTTCTAATCCCGTCAACCCTTGATTATCGATCCCAGCGAAACCAAGTACATGTGACAAGTAGCTACCAAACGGATAGTGGCGCTTCGAATCCTCCGCGATGTACACACCATCTAAGTTTAATGCGCGAACCTCTTGGGCTTTTTCTTGAGTTAATTTCTGTCCTTCTGGACGTAAATAAACATTTGATGAACTTTTAGTAAGTGCTTCATAAGCTTTTTGGCGGTCCATATTTAAAGCAGACGCTAACTTCTCTGCTGCATCGGCCGGATCAGTCACTTGACGTGGAAAAACAATAACAGAAGGTGCACTAATGTTTGTCGCAAGTTCGACTCCATTTCGATCAACGATGTCACCCCTCTTAGGTTCAAAGGGAATATTCCTCCCCCAAGAGTCTTCTGCTTTATCCGTTAGCCACACACCTTGTCCGAACTGAACATAACCAAGCCGAGCAAGAATAATTACAAAAACGGCTAGACCAATAAAAAAAGCTAATAGAAGCCGTTTCCTTACAGTCACATTAGATACACGCACGGCTTTCCCCCACTTTCTACATAGAACGATTTTCTTGGTCTAGCCTATGCTTGTTTTACAATTGATAGAACCGTAATAACGACGAGCAAAAACCCTTGCCACAATAGTAGCAAGGGTTTTTAAATCTATTCATTACTTTCGTTTTCATCCGTTTCTTCATCATCTTGCTCTTGCTGAATGTCCTGTAATTCACTTCTAGTTACAAATTCGACTGATAAAGCTTCGCCTGGAGCAACCGGAGTGTCCGGTGGCACACTTTGCTCTTTTAGAAATCCATTCCCGCTATAACTCATGTCCAAGTCTAAAATAGCTCCTATTTTCATTACATCTCGATAGGACCAACCAGTCATATCAGGTAACGAATACGACTCACTATCTGTTTGTACAATGACTCGCTCACCTTCAAGCAGTTTGGTTCCAGGTAAAGGTTGCTGGCTTTCTATTGTGTCGCCATCACCAACAACTGTTAGCTGATCTTCATCGAGTTCGTTTAACACACGTTCTAAATCCATCCCAGTAACATCAGGCATCTCTAACCCTTTTTGACCTGCTTCAGCAATTAAGTCATCATCACTAGGTTCTAGGTCCATATAAGACATACTACGTTGCATAACCGCATTAAAAATTAACGATACTGGATCATTGCCCGATTCATCTTCAGCTAAATTCGGCTTTGTAACAGAAACATATAAGACAACCTTAGGATCTTCGTAAGGAGCCATTCCTAAAAATGAGTATAAGTATTGACCGTGTCCCTTCAAATACTGTCCATTTTCAACCATTTGAGCAGTCCCTGTTTTTCCAGCTACATCGAGACCTTGAATATTATATTTGCCTCCAGTGCCATGTTCTTCGTCAACAACACCTCGCAATAGTTCACGCACTTGTCTCGCTGTATCTTCAGAGATAGGCTCACCCGCTATTTCACTTTCCCCTTGAAACAATTGATCCCCATTTTCATCTTCAATTCCTTTTAAAATATAAGGCTTCATCATCACTCCGTCGTTAGCAATCGCCATTGCACCCTGAACCATTTGGATCGGTGTAGCCGTTGACGTTTGACCAAAAGAGGTTCTAGCTGCATCTGAACGCCTGCCCTGTTCAAGTTGACCAGCACTTTCTTGATCCAAATCAATACCTGTTTTCTGCGAGAAGCCAAACGCTTCTAAATAGTCATAAAAAGGCTTAATTCCAATATGCTCTAGTACAAGCTTTGCCATAAGCACATTTGATGAGCGATGAAACCCTTCTTCGTATGTGATTTCGCCCCAGCCAGAACGATTAACATCACGAATATCCTCGGAATAGGCATCTATTTCATACTTACCAGACTTGTATTTCGCATCATTTTGAAAAACACCTTCTTCAATTGCAGCAGCTAGTGTAAACATTTTTAATGTCGATCCAGGTTCCACAGCATCTTGAACCGCAAAGTTTAAATAATTTTCAATTTCGCCATATTCATTCGGATTAAAGCTCGGTCTATTTGACATTGCTAAAATTTCACCAGTTCGTGGATCTGCTGCAATAGCAGTCATTTTTTCTGGGGCATATTCTTCTTCAACTTGAGACATCGCTTGTTCAAGTGCTGCTTGAATATTTGTATCAAGAGTCGTATAGATATCTGCACCATTTTCAGGTAATGTTATTCGATCTGATGCCGCACTTAACCCTTTACCGAGGCTTGTATACTCAATATGGCCATCTTCAGAACTCAGATAGTCGTCCATTCTTCCTTCTAACCCCATATTGCCCACGCTATTTAAAATACTTTGTTGACCAATCACATGGGAAGCAAACGTTTGTTTCGGATAATATCTGCGACTTGTTTCTTCAATAACAATTCCTGGTAGTTTTAACTTTTCAATTTGTTCTTTTTCACTATAGGATAATAAACGCGAGCCTGCTCCCAACTCTATTTGATAACGCCCGCTTTCAATCGCATCGGTCAGTCGACCTTCAAGCTCGTTTTGTTCCATATCTATAAACGGCGAGAGTTCTTCTGCAGTTTTTACTGGATCTTTAACAAATTGATTTTCTCCTTGATTTTCAGAAAGAACAGCCACAACATTATAAGAAGGGACATCTTCTGCTAAAACACTTCCATGTCTATCTAAGATTGAGCCTCTCGAACTATCAATTACTTGAGAGCGACTGTACTTCTCTTCGGCCATAACAGTTAGATCATGACCTTTAACCTCTTTTGTTGCTTGAATATATGTCATTCTGCCAAACAAGACAAACAAAGCTCCTATAAAGAGGAACAGAAGCAAGACAGCCCGTTTATTTGTGACTGCACGTTTAATTTCCATCAGATTTCCTCCCTCCTTCATTAAAAGAAAAAACTAGTTCACATTGAACTAGTTATGTTCTCCAGGTGGCTTCATTCCTAGGTTCGCTGCTTTACGCATCACATTTTCTGGAGCGCTAAGCTCTGCTAATTCTGTTTTTAAACCTTCATTCTGTGAAGCGACTACACTATTCTTTTGTTGCACACTCTGAATCGACACATTTAAGCCGTAGAGTGTTGAATAATTATGTACGATAAAGCTTAACATCACAAACAGAATGGCTGCACAAAATCCTGCTATCACTTTTTCCCCAAATGTAATGCGCGCCCTATAACGTAAAACCTGTTTCTCTTTTTTTCGAACGTCGTGCTGCGGATGATGGTTTGGTTGAATTTGTTGACGAGCTCCCATAATCATTCCTCCTTCGTTAATCGGTATCCTTTTCAATAATACGCAGCTTAGCTGAGCGTGATCGATTATTTTCTTCTAGTTCTGGGTCACTGGCAATGATTGGTTTTCTCGTAATTAATTTAAATGGCGCTTGTTGGTCATCAGGAATAATTGGCAACCCTTTAGGCAAATCAGGAAGCTTTGTTTTTTCTTTAAAAACTTGCTTACATAATCTGTCTTCTAAAGAATGGAATGTAATTACAGCCATCCTACCTTCAGCTCGCAACATCTCAAGTCCATCTAAAAGTGCTTCCTCAAACGCACCAAGCTCATCATTAACGGCGATGCGAATCGCTTGAAACGTTCTTTTTGCCGGATGGCCTCCCGTACGTCTTGCAGGAGCAGGAATAGCTTCTTTAATTACATCAACGAGTTCACTAGTCGTTTCAATCAGCTGTTTTTCGCGACGCGCCTCAATTTTTCTGGCAATTTGCTTTGCAAATTTCTCCTCCCCATAGCGGGATATAATCGAAAGGAGTTTGGCATAAGGCCATTCGTTAACAACTTCTCTTGCAGTAAGCGCAGCTGTTTGATCCATACGCATGTCAAGTGGCGCATCTTGATGGTAACTAAATCCCCGACTAGCTTCATCTAATTGCGGAGAAGATACACCCAGATCAAACAAAATCCCATCCACTTTTGTTATACCTTGATCTTTGAGTGCTAATTTTAAATAACGGAAATTGCTACGAATTAACGTGAACTTACCTTGAAAACGTGAAAGTTTTTCTTTTGCGTACGCTAACGCGTTATCATCTTGATCAAATGCATATAAATGACCAGAATCTCCCAATTGTTCCAGAATACGCTCTGAGTGACCAGCACCTCCTAACGTACAATCGACATAAATACCGTCTGCTTTTATATGCAAACCTTTGACAGACTCTTCTTTCAACACAGTTGTATGTAAAAACATATAGCACCTAATTTCTTTCTTCTTTAGAGATCAAAATCAACTAAGTTCTCTGCGATATCCGCAAACGATTCTTCAGATTCTGATACATAGTCTTCCCAAAGTGATTTGCTCCATACTTCCATCCGATTTGACACACCGATAATGACACACTCTTTCTCTAGTTGAGCATAATCACGTAACGGCGTAGGCACATTCATTCTCCCTTGCTTGTCCAATTCACATTCTGATGCTCCAGAAAAGAAAAAACGGGTAAATGCACGTGCATCTTTTTTCGTAAATGGAAGCTCTTTTAATTGCCCTTCCAATTTGTCCCACTCTTCTTTTGGGTAGACAAATAAGCAGCGATCAAGGCCACGGGTAAGCACAAATGGGGTCCCGAGATGGTCACGAAATTTAGCAGGTACTATCATTCGGCCTTTATCATCAATCG
This window encodes:
- the spoVE gene encoding stage V sporulation protein E, which encodes MDKQRSAPDLILLATTIGLLTIGLIMVYSASAAWATYRFDDAWFFAKRQLFFGGVGIVLMCLIMRIDYWTWRTYSKGMLVICFILLVLVLIPGVGLVRGGASSWLGVGAFSIQPSEFTKIAMIVFLANYLAIHQKKITSFKRGLLPSLSLVMLAFGMIMLQPDLGTGSVMVGTCIAMIFISGARIKHFVLLGLLGVAGFVGLIASAPYRIQRITSFLDPWSDPLGSGFQIIQSLFAIGPGGLLGMGLGESRQKYFYLPEPQTDFIFAILAEEMGFLGGMIVLALFSILFWRGIRIALGAPDLFGSFLAVGIVVMVAIQVMINIGVVTGLMPVTGITLPLLSYGGSSLTLMLMSLGILLNISRHAR
- the murD gene encoding UDP-N-acetylmuramoyl-L-alanine--D-glutamate ligase, with protein sequence MRRVDELKGKSVLVLGLAKSGFAAAKILHELGARILVNDNKAYNQNPEAKALEQLGIEVVCGEHPLHLLDGMDLMVKNPGIPYGNILVQEALSRQLPVWTEIELAYRLSEADIVAVTGSNGKTTTTTLIKEMLENSGRTPLIAGNIGTVASEVAKSATTNDIMVLELSSFQLMGTEAFKPNIAVWLNIFDAHLDYHGSREEYIGAKAKIGAHLNESDALVYNADDEIVVAAASQLNGNKIPFSVKQKVKKGAYVEAGMICFQEETIIDLSEVVLPGAHNVENMLAAVAAAKLAGAKSEQIRLVLKGFKGVKHRLQFVRDWDGIQIYNDSKATNILATKAALSAFSKPIILIAGGLDRGNEFDELSQSLTHVKVLVTYGETKEKLSNLAKKIGLKTIQAERVEDATKVALSESQPGDVVLLSPACASWDQYKSFEERGEAFLTSVSEFLQID
- the mraY gene encoding phospho-N-acetylmuramoyl-pentapeptide-transferase is translated as MEEWTLLFVLLLSFAAAVILSPLFIPFLRRLKFGQSIREEGPKSHQKKSGTPTMGGIVIVLSILITSIAIGGVFNEFSVELLLLMLVTIGYGIVGFVDDYLKVARKHNLGLTSKQKLVGQLLIAGLFYLGLLYIDLDTFVSIPGTSIGLELGWFYPILVIVMLLAGSNAVNLTDGLDGLLAGTGAIAFAAFAILAWSAGFIDAALFSTAITGAVLGFLVFNAHPAKVFMGDTGSLALGGAIAGIAILTKMELMLIIVGGVFVIETLSVIIQVISYKTTGKRVFKMSPLHHHYELSGWSEWRVVVTFWLVGMVFAIMGIYIGVWLT
- a CDS encoding UDP-N-acetylmuramoyl-tripeptide--D-alanyl-D-alanine ligase — translated: MSIHSSLVETVSKQVRLENVPFTFLSVSTDTRKHAEQSLFVPLKGERFNGHQFLDQAIAAGAIAAFWDEGESLPDQLPDSFQVYFVEDTLVALQQLAKTYRNQVNPFIIGITGSNGKTTTKDMICELLGGEEFVHKTLGNLNNHIGVPLTLLAMPKDCKYAVIEMGMNHAGEIALLSEIAQPNAAVVTNIGEAHIEHLGSREGIAAAKMEIATGLKQQKWLIVDGDERLLSDYEDWNPVKIGFSDDVDVPLTEIQSVGSGYTFSLGSEKGWSIHLLGKHNVKNVAYAIWIARKLGISQTIIQERINKIKISGMRLEQVSGPNGSTFINDAYNANPTSMKAAIKTIKELPGYQERVLVLGDIYELGPDEEWLHKSVAEVIDWPITVVITVGEKGRWIYEAIKEKECDCLRTYHATSVEAAANHLNQYLKQDTVVLLKASRRLALEHVLPAVKGGHQ
- a CDS encoding UDP-N-acetylmuramoyl-L-alanyl-D-glutamate--2,6-diaminopimelate ligase: MILKELLHELRGAEPLKSEDETINITHLEMDSRLVEQGTLFFCINGYTVDGHDFAQQAIEKGAVAIVAERPLSVSVPVIMVSDTKRVMARLASRFYGEPTKQVNLIGVTGTNGKTSVTHILDRLFRDAEQTTGLIGTMYTKIADEMIETRNTTPESLVLQQRFRAMVDNKVDTALMEVSSHALHLGRVRGCDFNIAVFTNLTPDHIDYHETMDNYLYAKSLLFSQLGNTYEGKVAVINSDDPVSDRLIQMTTADVVTYGIKKAADFKATNVKVTAAGTVFTLVAFGESIQIELKLIGLFNVYNALAAIAAGYMSGLTLTQMKQSLKKVKGVAGRFEAVDAGQDFTVIVDYAHTPDSLENVLQTVQDFAENHVHVVVGCGGDRDSTKRPVMARIAVQYADETIFTSDNPRTEDPKAILSDMTTLLDADQFAVIEDRKMAIKTAIGQANKGDIVVIAGKGHETYQEIGKERIHFDDREVARAALKERIQ
- a CDS encoding stage V sporulation protein D; this encodes MRVSNVTVRKRLLLAFFIGLAVFVIILARLGYVQFGQGVWLTDKAEDSWGRNIPFEPKRGDIVDRNGVELATNISAPSVIVFPRQVTDPADAAEKLASALNMDRQKAYEALTKSSSNVYLRPEGQKLTQEKAQEVRALNLDGVYIAEDSKRHYPFGSYLSHVLGFAGIDNQGLTGLENYYDEKLKGEKGHVSFFSTAKGTKMPNLADEYEAPINGLKLKLTIDSRVQTIVERELDIAEADYDPDGAIAIAMNPKTGEVLAMSSRPHFNPENYRDVPAEIYNQNKPVWMQYEPGSTFKLITLAAALEEEVVDLENDTFYDPGYIDVAGTKLHCWKKGGHGSQTFLEVVQNSCNPGFVELGQRLGTDRLFNYIEDFGFGEKTGIDLQGEAKGILFNRDRVGPLEQATTAFGQGVAVTPLQQVAAVSAAVNGGYLYEPHLAKEWVDDETGEVVEQIAPVMKRQVISSHTSEQVRYAMENVVAKGSGKNAFVDGYRVGGKTGTAQKAKDGRYLDNNYIVSFIGVAPMDDPEIIVYVAVDNPKGTAQFGSVVSAPIAGKIIGDSLEAMGVEKREDQIEKELVWPEEPLVEVPDLIGRTRRDIHDSHYELYLSASGEGDTVVRQAPEPGTRVAKDSTIRVYMGDKTSESD